A genome region from Sphingomonas sp. BGYR3 includes the following:
- the secF gene encoding protein translocase subunit SecF, with protein sequence MRPLKLVPDTVNIDWLRWRHIAGVISIAMVIASIAMLTVRGLNFGIDFVGGQTVRVTFSQNVQIDQLRERVDSLGLGDSTIQQFGSDRDIAIRLPVPKGGDEAASASAARVRQLITTNYPGAKIGSVEAVSGKVSGELFTKGALALGLAMIAIAIYIWVRFEWQFGVGALLALAQDMIVTLGFFAATQLEFNLNTIAALLTIIGYSLNDKIVIFDRVRENLRKYRKMEIVPLLNLSINETLARTVMTSMTLILALSALVFIGPDVIFGFSVAMWLGIVIGTWSSMFVGNGILIQFKVGPESFNKKATAGPAGAERIGGDGAQV encoded by the coding sequence ATGCGTCCCCTGAAACTCGTCCCCGACACGGTGAACATCGACTGGCTGCGCTGGCGTCATATCGCCGGCGTGATCAGCATCGCGATGGTCATCGCCTCGATCGCCATGCTGACGGTGCGCGGCCTCAATTTCGGCATCGACTTTGTCGGCGGCCAGACGGTGCGCGTCACCTTTTCCCAGAATGTTCAGATCGACCAGCTGCGCGAGCGTGTCGATTCGCTCGGCCTTGGCGATTCCACCATTCAGCAGTTCGGGTCGGACCGCGACATCGCGATCCGCCTGCCGGTGCCCAAGGGCGGCGACGAAGCCGCCAGCGCCAGCGCCGCCCGCGTCCGCCAGCTGATTACCACCAACTATCCCGGCGCAAAGATCGGCTCGGTCGAAGCAGTGTCGGGCAAGGTGTCGGGCGAATTGTTCACCAAGGGCGCACTGGCCCTCGGCCTCGCGATGATCGCCATCGCCATCTATATCTGGGTACGGTTCGAATGGCAGTTCGGCGTCGGCGCGCTGCTTGCGCTGGCACAGGACATGATCGTCACCCTGGGCTTCTTCGCCGCGACCCAGCTTGAATTCAACCTCAACACCATCGCCGCCCTGCTGACGATCATCGGCTATTCGCTGAATGACAAGATCGTGATCTTTGACCGCGTCCGCGAAAATCTGCGCAAATATCGCAAGATGGAAATCGTGCCGCTGCTCAACCTCTCGATCAACGAAACGCTGGCCCGCACGGTGATGACGTCGATGACGCTGATCCTCGCCCTGTCGGCGCTGGTGTTCATCGGGCCGGACGTGATCTTCGGCTTCTCGGTCGCCATGTGGCTGGGCATCGTGATCGGCACCTGGTCGTCGATGTTCGTCGGCAACGGCATCCTCATCCAGTTCAAGGTCGGGCCGGAAAGCTTCAACAAGAAAGCGACCGCCGGACCCGCCGGTGCCGAACGGATCGGCGGCGACGGCGCTCAGGTCTGA
- a CDS encoding Mth938-like domain-containing protein produces MVNLTRDQRGTGPLISGIVGRGFRVDGGVYEGLAITPERADGWSPPPLDALGIDALAPLLTLNPQPEFVIIGTGGTMQRPPAALIAALDARGIGLEFMDSRAAARAWGVLRAELRWVAAALYPLE; encoded by the coding sequence ATGGTCAATCTCACCCGCGATCAACGCGGCACCGGGCCGCTGATCTCCGGCATTGTCGGGCGCGGCTTCCGCGTCGATGGCGGCGTCTATGAAGGGCTGGCGATCACGCCCGAACGCGCCGATGGCTGGTCGCCGCCGCCGCTGGACGCGCTTGGCATCGACGCCCTCGCCCCGCTGCTGACGCTTAATCCGCAGCCGGAATTTGTGATCATCGGCACGGGCGGCACGATGCAGCGCCCGCCCGCCGCGCTGATCGCGGCGCTGGATGCGCGCGGCATCGGGCTTGAATTCATGGACAGCCGCGCCGCCGCCCGCGCCTGGGGCGTGCTCAGGGCCGAACTGCGCTGGGTCGCGGCCGCGCTCTATCCGCTCGAATGA